One genomic window of Cololabis saira isolate AMF1-May2022 chromosome 3, fColSai1.1, whole genome shotgun sequence includes the following:
- the LOC133440754 gene encoding zinc finger protein 432-like has protein sequence MPPEDSGVTKSSSTIEDLEQMDTENQFCSPTEMETVVNSERCQKHSLVCATVSPLDKCLQCVGPVSSLKWLGYKCRELPQENVCKVEEDGVFSDQHLDNLERRCSLDQEEPGHPQTTELEEDSSGQEMKHEDVEVDVSLVNVADVKVENGEPGPNCGQLLLHTSPEAQYTDEEGSESLRSDSSKTADPEPMRRHSDHEDAAVPSDSNCKSKLIRTHTGKKAFSCSTCRKEFSKGCNLMDHVKIHTGERPYLCNTCDKTFTTLSNLKRHITTHTGEKPYICKTCGKSYTDRSSLLVHSRTHTGEKPYLCNTCSKTFTKSSHLKSHIYTHTGEKPYICKTCGKSYTERSTLVIHSRIHTGERPYLCNTCSKTFTQLSSLKQHITTHMDEKPYLCKTCNKGFSRRIDLLSHMKIHPEEKSGDS, from the exons ATGCCTCCAGAAGATTCTGGTGTTACAAAGTCTTCCTCCACAATTGAAGATTTGGAACAG ATGGACACGGAGAATCAGTTCTGCAGTCCAACTGAAATGGAGACAGTTGTCAACAGTGAGAGG TGTCAGAAACATAGCCTGGTGTGTGCAACTGTCTCCCCCTTGGACAAGTGTCTCCAGTGTGTGGGACCTGTGTCCTCCCTCAAGTGGCTTGGCTATAAATGCAGAG aactcccacaagaaaatgtttgtaaggtggaggaggacggggttttcagtgaccagcacctggataacctggagaggagatGCAGcctggaccaggaggaaccagggcatccacagactacagaactggaggaagactccagcggtcaggagatgaagcacgaggacgtagaggtggatgtctcattggtcaatgtcgctgatgtgaaagttgaaaatggtgaaccaggaccaaactgtggccagctgctgttgcacacttctcctgaagctcaataCACAGATGAGGAAGGttctgaaagtttacgctcagactccagtaaaactgcagatccggagccaatgagacgacacagtgaccacgaagatgctgctgttccgtcagacagcaactgtaaatcaaagctgatcaggacccacacggggaagaaggcgttttcttgcagcacttgcaggaaagagttcagtaaaggttgtaatttaatggatcacgtgaagatccacactggcgaaaggccgtacctgtgcaacacctgcgacaAAACCTTTACTACATTATCaaatcttaaacggcacataaccacacacacgggcgagaagccctacatttgcaaaacatgtggaaaaagttacacagaTCGTTCCAGCCtgctggttcactcgaggacccacaccggcgaaaagccatacctgtgcaacacttgcagcaaaacctttactaaatcatcacatcttaaaagccacatatacacgcacacgggcgagaagccctacatctgcaaaacatgtggaaaaagttacacagaacgttcaaccctggtgattcactcgaggatccacacgggcgaaaggccgtacctgtgcaacacctgcagcaaaacctttactcaATTATCATCTCTTAAAcagcacataaccacgcacatgGACGAGAAGCcgtatttgtgcaagacgtgcaacaaaggttttagccgcagaattgatttgctgagtcacatgaaaattcacccggaggagaagtctggtgactcgtga
- the LOC133441184 gene encoding zinc finger protein 10-like gives TCRKEFSKSSILMDHMKIHTGERPYLCSTCDKTFTTLSNLKRHITTHTGEKPYICKTCGNSYTERSSLVAHSRTHTGNKLNMCNTCNKTFTKLSDLKRHITTHTGEKPYICKTCGKSYRLRCHLVVHLRTHTGERPYLCNTCGKTFTKSTHLKSHIYTHTGEKPYICKTCGKSYRERSTLVVHSRIHTGERPY, from the coding sequence acttgcaggaaagagttcagtaaaagtagtattttaatggatcacatgaagatccacactggcgaaaggccgtacctgtgcagcACCTGTGACAAAACCTTTACTACATTATCaaatcttaaacggcacataaccacgcacacgggcgagaagccttacatttgcaaaacatgtggaaacagtTACACAGAACGTTCCAGCTTGGTGGCTCACTCAAGGACCCACACTGGCAATAAGCTGAacatgtgcaacacctgcaacaaaacctttactaaattatcagatcttaaacgccacataaccacgcacacgggcgagaagccctacatctgcaaaacatgtggaaaaagttacaggctacgttgccacctggtggttcacttgaggacccacaccggcgaaaggccgtacctgtgcaacacttgcggaaaaacctttactaaatcaacacatcttaaaagccacatatacacgcacacgggcgagaagccctacatttgcaaaacatgtggaaaaagttacagagaACGTTCTaccctggtggttcactcgaggatccacaccggtgaaaggccgtac